In Ctenopharyngodon idella isolate HZGC_01 chromosome 20, HZGC01, whole genome shotgun sequence, the following proteins share a genomic window:
- the lrp11 gene encoding low-density lipoprotein receptor-related protein 11: MFHSAHHVQRALICSVLLCMTRTVMMTRSSSTSDLKSKISGVEELLEEFRKQLQQDESDSREDEEDGDRCVSGFKAVEERIIRASASIEQGAAFLSAPQRVFSWRDCVHACCSHPHCTSAIIQEDLKQSDDSLRCYLFNCTYRGRNVCSFSFQPGFSTYSRADNSTRAHESSRGSAATGRPNTSARKPAFGIDEEESEMQGLDEPPRSDAGQDLVVQLPTDWAVLDGRDSTDDHDIIHYDWALVKGYPSIKMKVTHPGLLKLSGLREGIYTFELTVTDTAGQKSSDNVSVSVLAPAPNAEVCTGHCSRYQFMCDDGCCIDIGYACDGKQHCPDRSDEDFCQNFDTGPKSYQSSKHGTDIQTEAAAQTPSEIQLTDIPKPEQHQHYGFDNQDPCAAPPVAGPCKGVFPRWYYDSETGDCQHFQYGGCKGNHNNFLQKSDCVNECIQKPSLTKHQATATPLPSRKIYTSPIVSVHKEKQQNSLLESQNALPASKIYRALEGHPPPESGAILPLALGLIISALLLLMVGCRLWLVRRRLKKALPLTTEESDYLINGMYL, encoded by the exons ATGTTTCATTCGGCGCATCATGTCCAGCGAGCGCTTATCTGTTCCGTTCTTCTCTGTATGACGAGGACGGTCATGATGACGCGGTCCTCTTCAACATCTGACCTCAAATCCAAAATATCCGGCGTGGAAGAACTGCTGGAGGAGTTCCGTAAGCAGTTACAGCAGGATGAGTCGGACTCGAGAGAGGATGAGGAGGATGGAGACCGCTGTGTCAGTGGCTTTAAGGCGGTGGAGGAGCGCATCATCCGCGCCAGCGCCTCCATCGAGCAGGGCGCCGCGTTCCTGTCCGCCCCGCAGAGGGTGTTTAGCTGGAGGGACTGCGTGCATGCCTGCTGTTCTCACCCGCACTGCACATCTGCCATCATCCAGGAGGACCTCAAGCAGTCGGACGACAGTTTACGCTGTTATTTGTTCAACTGCACATACAGAGGCAGGAATGTGTGCTCGTTTTCTTTTCAGCCGGGATTCAGCACCTACAGTCGGGCAGACAACAGCACTAGAGCCCATGAGTCCTCCCGGGGCTCCGCTGCCACTGGCCGTCCCAACACTTCAGCCAGGAAACCTGCATTTGGGATAGATGAGGAGGAGTCCGAAATGCAGG GTTTGGATGAGCCGCCCCGTAGTGATGCGGGTCAGGACTTGGTGGTTCAGCTGCCTACAGACTGGGCGGTGCTAGACGGCAGAGACAGCACTGATGATCATGACATCATACATTATGACTGGGCTCTTGTGAAAGGTTACCCCTCCATTAAAATGAAG GTGACTCATCCAGGCCTGCTGAAACTCAGTGGTCTCAGAGAAGGAATTTACACCTTTGAGTTAACCGTCACCGACACAGCGGGACAGAAGAGCTCTGACAACGTGTCTGTTAGTGTGCTCGCCCCTGCACCAAACGCTGAAG TGTGTACAGGTCACTGTTCTCGGTATCAGTTCATGTGTGATGATGGCTGCTGTATAGACATTGGTTATGCCTGCGATGGAAAGCAACACTGCCCTGACCGATCAGATGAAGATTTCTGCCAAAATT TTGATACTGGTCCTAAGTCCTACCAATCCTCTAAACATGGAACAGATATACAAACTGAAGCAGCAGCCCAGACGCCCTCAGAAATACAGCTCACTGACATCCCTAAACCTGAACAACATCAACATTATGGCTTTGACAACCAAG ATCCCTGTGCAGCGCCCCCAGTGGCCGGCCCGTGTAAAGGTGTTTTCCCACGCTGGTATTATGATTCTGAAACAGGAGACTGCCAGCACTTCCAGTATGGCGGCTGCAAAGGAAACCACAACAACTTCCTCCAGAAGTCTGATTGTGTGAATGAGTGCATTCAGAAACCAT CATTAACAAAACATCAGGCCACTGCAACACCATTACCCAGCAGGAagatatatacat CTCCCATAGTCTCAGTCCATAAGGAAAAACAGCAAAATTCTCTCTTAGAGTCTCAGAATGCACTGCCAGCATCTAAAATATATCGTGCACTGGAAGGACACCCACCCCCTGAATCAG gtgcaATCCTTCCCCTGGCTTTAGGTTTGATCATCAGCGCTCTGCTCTTACTGATGGTGGGCTGCAGGCTCTGGCTTGTACGTCGCAGACTGAAGAAGGCTTTGCCTCTCACCACAGAAGAGTCTGATTACCTCATCAATGGCATGTATCTGTAG